Proteins from a single region of Callithrix jacchus isolate 240 chromosome 12, calJac240_pri, whole genome shotgun sequence:
- the AMDHD2 gene encoding N-acetylglucosamine-6-phosphate deacetylase isoform X1, whose translation MRGGQGAVGARVLQFTNCRILRGGKLLREDLWVRGGRILDPEKLFFEERRVADERRDCGGRILAPGFIDVQINGGFGVDFSQATEDVGSGVALVARRILSHGVTSFCPTLVTSPPEVYHKVVPQIPVKSGGPHGAGVLGLHLEGPFISREKRGAHPEAHLRSFEANAFQDLLATYGTLDNVRIVTLAPELGRSHEVIRELTARGICVSLGHSVADLRAAEDAVWSGAAFITHLFNAMLPFHHRDPGIVGLLTSDRLPVGRCIFYGMIADGTHTNPAALRIAHRAHPQGLVLVTDAIPALGLGNGRHTLGQQEVEVDGLTAYVAGTKTLSGSIAPMDVCVRHFLQATGCSVELALEAASLHPAQLLGLEKSKGTLDFGADADFVVLDDSLHVQATYISGELVWQAEAARQ comes from the exons ATGCGCGGCGGGCAGGGCGCGGTGGGAGCCCGGGTGCTCCAGTTCACCAACTGCCGCATCCTGCGCGGAGGGAAGCTGCTCAG GGAGGACCTTTGGGTGCGCGGGGGCCGCATCCTGGACCCGGAGAAGCTCTTCTTTGAGGAGCGGCGCGTGGCCGACGAGCGGCGGGACTGCGGGGGCCGCATCTTGGCGCCCGGCTTCATCGACGTTCAGATCAACG GTGGATTTGGTGTTGACTTCTCCCAGGCCACGGAGGACGTGGGTTCGGGGGTTGCCCTGGTGGCCCGGAGGATCCTGTCGCACGGTGTCACCTCCTTCTGCCCCACCCTGGTCACTTCCCCACCGGAGGTTTATCACAAG GTTGTTCCTCAGATCCCTGTGAAGAGTGGTGGTCCCCATGGGGCAGGGGTCCTCG GGCTGCACCTGGAGGGCCCCTTCATCAGCCGGGAGAAGCGGGGCGCACACCCCGAGGCCCACCTCCGCTCCTTCGAGGCCAATGCCTTCCAGGACTTGCTGGCCACCTACGGTACCCTGGACAACGTCCGCATTGTGACGCTGGCCCCAGAGCTGGGCCGTAGCCACGAGGTGATCCGGGAGCTGACGGCCCGGGGCATCTGCGTGTCCCTAG GGCACTCAGTGGCCGACCTGCGGGCGGCAGAGGATGCTGTGTGGAGCGGAGCCGCCTTCATCACCCACCTCTTCAATGCCATGCTGCCT TTCCACCACCGTGACCCAGGCATCGTGGGGCTCCTGACCAGTGACCGGCTGCCCGTGGGCCGCTGCATCTTCTACGGAATGATTGCAGATGGCACGCACACTAACCCTGCCGCCCTGCGGATTGCCCACCGTGCCCACCCCCAGG GGCTGGTGCTGGTCACTGATGCCATCCCTGCCCTGGGCCTGGGCAACGGCCGACACACGCTGGGACAGCAGGAAGTGGAAGTGGATGGGCTGACAGCCTATGTGGCAG GCACCAAGACGCTGAGTGGCAGCATAGCCCCAATGGACGTCTGCGTCCGGCATTTCCTGCAGGCCACAG GGTGTAGCGTGGAGTTGGCCCTGGAAGCTGCATCCCTGCACCCCGCCCAGTTGCTGGGGCTGGAGAAGAGTAAGGGGACCCTGGACTTCGGTGCTGACGCAG ACTTCGTGGTGCTCGACGACTCCCTCCATGTCCAGGCCACCTACATCTCGGGTGAGCTGGTGTGGCAGGCGGAGGCAGCCAGGCAGTGA
- the LOC118146163 gene encoding small nuclear ribonucleoprotein E gives MAYRGQGQKVQKVMVQPINLIFRYLQNRSRIQVWLYEQVNMRIEGCIIGFDEYMNLVLDAAEEIHSKTKSRKQLGRITLKGDNITLLQSVSN, from the coding sequence ATGGCGTACCGTGGCCAGGGCCAGAAAGTGCAGAAGGTTATGGTGCAGCCCATCAACCTCATCTTCAGATACTTACAAAATAGATCGCGGATTCAGGTGTGGCTCTATGAGCAAGTGAATATGCGAATAGAAGGCTGTATCATTGGTTTTGATGAGTATATGAACCTCGTATTAGATGCTGCAGAAGAGATTCATTCTAAAACAAAGTCAAGGAAACAACTGGGTCGGATCACGCTAAAAGGAGATAATATTACTCTGCTGCAAAGTGTCTCCAACTAG
- the AMDHD2 gene encoding N-acetylglucosamine-6-phosphate deacetylase isoform X2: MRGGQGAVGARVLQFTNCRILRGGKLLREDLWVRGGRILDPEKLFFEERRVADERRDCGGRILAPGFIDVQINGGFGVDFSQATEDVGSGVALVARRILSHGVTSFCPTLVTSPPEVYHKVVPQIPVKSGGPHGAGVLGLHLEGPFISREKRGAHPEAHLRSFEANAFQDLLATYGTLDNVRIVTLAPELGRSHEVIRELTARGICVSLGHSVADLRAAEDAVWSGAAFITHLFNAMLPFHHRDPGIVGLLTSDRLPVGRCIFYGMIADGTHTNPAALRIAHRAHPQGLVLVTDAIPALGLGNGRHTLGQQEVEVDGLTAYVAGCSVELALEAASLHPAQLLGLEKSKGTLDFGADADFVVLDDSLHVQATYISGELVWQAEAARQ, from the exons ATGCGCGGCGGGCAGGGCGCGGTGGGAGCCCGGGTGCTCCAGTTCACCAACTGCCGCATCCTGCGCGGAGGGAAGCTGCTCAG GGAGGACCTTTGGGTGCGCGGGGGCCGCATCCTGGACCCGGAGAAGCTCTTCTTTGAGGAGCGGCGCGTGGCCGACGAGCGGCGGGACTGCGGGGGCCGCATCTTGGCGCCCGGCTTCATCGACGTTCAGATCAACG GTGGATTTGGTGTTGACTTCTCCCAGGCCACGGAGGACGTGGGTTCGGGGGTTGCCCTGGTGGCCCGGAGGATCCTGTCGCACGGTGTCACCTCCTTCTGCCCCACCCTGGTCACTTCCCCACCGGAGGTTTATCACAAG GTTGTTCCTCAGATCCCTGTGAAGAGTGGTGGTCCCCATGGGGCAGGGGTCCTCG GGCTGCACCTGGAGGGCCCCTTCATCAGCCGGGAGAAGCGGGGCGCACACCCCGAGGCCCACCTCCGCTCCTTCGAGGCCAATGCCTTCCAGGACTTGCTGGCCACCTACGGTACCCTGGACAACGTCCGCATTGTGACGCTGGCCCCAGAGCTGGGCCGTAGCCACGAGGTGATCCGGGAGCTGACGGCCCGGGGCATCTGCGTGTCCCTAG GGCACTCAGTGGCCGACCTGCGGGCGGCAGAGGATGCTGTGTGGAGCGGAGCCGCCTTCATCACCCACCTCTTCAATGCCATGCTGCCT TTCCACCACCGTGACCCAGGCATCGTGGGGCTCCTGACCAGTGACCGGCTGCCCGTGGGCCGCTGCATCTTCTACGGAATGATTGCAGATGGCACGCACACTAACCCTGCCGCCCTGCGGATTGCCCACCGTGCCCACCCCCAGG GGCTGGTGCTGGTCACTGATGCCATCCCTGCCCTGGGCCTGGGCAACGGCCGACACACGCTGGGACAGCAGGAAGTGGAAGTGGATGGGCTGACAGCCTATGTGGCAG GGTGTAGCGTGGAGTTGGCCCTGGAAGCTGCATCCCTGCACCCCGCCCAGTTGCTGGGGCTGGAGAAGAGTAAGGGGACCCTGGACTTCGGTGCTGACGCAG ACTTCGTGGTGCTCGACGACTCCCTCCATGTCCAGGCCACCTACATCTCGGGTGAGCTGGTGTGGCAGGCGGAGGCAGCCAGGCAGTGA
- the CEMP1 gene encoding LOW QUALITY PROTEIN: cementoblastoma-derived protein 1 (The sequence of the model RefSeq protein was modified relative to this genomic sequence to represent the inferred CDS: inserted 3 bases in 3 codons; deleted 1 base in 1 codon; substituted 4 bases at 4 genomic stop codons) → MRPYCSAATRAFPAAILTGRTKSRAQKPPPHQQAGHRGXAASKHIADNLAWLSVPGSPGXTAPLPGPAQAGAGQPRREGXTVAEEELGIPVPHTSQEVRIHIGCLLSWAASVPTGAVGWYQPQALPQARPCXGRRLFPGCSLPTGGAXTILSLXTWSFLNRALQQRGRNSGNARCIPPAPRTTPVSEGEGGHPPQNPNGXVKTTTPDLGLHQLLTSGTIMAVHKARWLPKPAHVKSCSGRLTACAGLMGVCQGQRDMEDGRMTLTG, encoded by the exons ATGCGCCCCTACTGCTCGGCCGCAACGCGTGCCTTCCCTGCGGCGATCCTAACTGGCCGGACAAAGTCCCGCGCCCAGAAGCCCCCCCCACA CCAGcaagctgggcacaggggctgaGCAGCCTCAAAACACATCGCTGACAACCTTGCCTGGCTCTCTGTGCCTGGGAGCCCAG CCACAGCTCCTCTCCCAGGCCCAGCTCAGGCAGGTGCTGGGCAGCCACGTCGTGAGGGGTGAACGGTTGCCGAGGAAGAGCTGGGTATCCCTGTACCCCACACCTCCCAGGAGGTCAGGATCCACATTGGGTGCCTGCTTTCCTGGGCTGCCAGTGTACCCACTGGGGCTGTGGGCTGGTATCAACCCCAGGCCCTCCCTCAGGCCAGGCCCT CTGGCAGGCGGCTCTTCCCTGGCTGTTCTCTTCCAACAGGTGGAGCCTAGACCATCCTC TCTCTTTGAACCTGGAGTTTCCTTAACCGGGCTTTGCAGCAAAGGGGAAGGAACAGTGGCAATGCCAGGTGCATACCTCCTGCACCCAGGACAACGCCTGTAAGTGAGGGGGAAGGGGGCCACCCGCCCCAGAACCCAAATG AAGTCAAGACAACCACCCCTGACCTGGGGCTGCACCAGCTCCTGACATCTGGCACCATCATGGCTGTCCACAAAGCTAGATGGCTCCCAAAGCCCGCCCACGTCAAAAGCTGTTCAGGGCGCCTCACGGCCTGTGCTGGCCTCATGGGTGTGTGTCAGGGCCAACGGGACATGGAGGATGGCAGGATGACACTAACGGGGTGA